A portion of the Streptomyces erythrochromogenes genome contains these proteins:
- a CDS encoding LLM class flavin-dependent oxidoreductase has product MRVGAFVLAAQFPGQGQGEALHRAVRTAEVAEEAGLDSVWLAEHHFVPYGVCPSAVTLAGLLLGRTRRLRVGTAVSVLPSTHPVALGEQAALLHVASGGRFTLGVGRGGPWVDLEVFGGGLDAYENGFPESLDLLRRWLTEARVGAAGERYAFREVAVVPRPSEALDGDGSGPEVIVACTSPSSVRMAARRGLPMLLGMHCGDENKAEMVALWRSTALAAGHSPEHVAAAGHVSAGVCQIADSTAGARETLLKSMPGWLRLGLDAHVTVDGRVRAMRDPVAYTELLCDLHPVGTPELAADRLAATSARTGITRFALLTEGSGDLAATEENVRRLGAEVLPRLG; this is encoded by the coding sequence ATGCGCGTAGGAGCATTTGTACTGGCGGCCCAGTTCCCGGGCCAGGGACAGGGCGAGGCACTGCACCGGGCGGTGCGGACCGCGGAGGTGGCGGAGGAGGCCGGGCTCGACTCGGTCTGGCTGGCCGAGCACCACTTCGTTCCGTACGGGGTCTGCCCGTCGGCGGTGACCCTGGCGGGCCTGCTGCTGGGCCGGACCCGCCGGCTGCGGGTGGGTACGGCGGTGAGCGTGCTGCCGAGCACGCACCCGGTCGCCCTCGGGGAGCAGGCGGCGCTGCTGCACGTGGCGTCGGGCGGCCGTTTCACCCTGGGGGTGGGGCGCGGCGGGCCGTGGGTGGACCTGGAGGTCTTCGGAGGCGGCCTGGACGCCTACGAGAACGGCTTCCCGGAGTCCCTGGACCTGCTGCGCCGATGGCTCACCGAGGCGCGGGTGGGCGCCGCCGGGGAACGGTACGCCTTCCGCGAGGTGGCCGTCGTACCGCGGCCGTCGGAGGCCCTGGACGGGGACGGGTCGGGGCCGGAGGTCATCGTGGCCTGCACCTCGCCGTCGTCGGTGCGGATGGCCGCGCGGCGCGGGCTGCCGATGCTGCTGGGCATGCACTGCGGGGACGAGAACAAGGCCGAGATGGTCGCACTGTGGCGCAGCACGGCGCTGGCGGCGGGCCACTCCCCCGAGCACGTCGCCGCGGCCGGGCACGTCTCCGCCGGGGTGTGCCAGATCGCGGACAGCACCGCCGGCGCGCGCGAGACCCTGCTGAAGTCCATGCCGGGCTGGCTCAGGCTGGGCCTGGACGCGCACGTGACCGTGGACGGCCGCGTGCGCGCGATGCGGGATCCCGTCGCCTACACGGAACTGCTGTGCGACCTGCATCCGGTGGGCACCCCGGAGCTGGCGGCGGACCGCCTGGCGGCCACCTCGGCGCGCACGGGCATCACGCGCTTCGCCCTCCTGACGGAGGGCTCCGGAGATCTCGCCGCGACGGAGGAGAACGTACGACGACTCGGCGCCGAAGTCCTGCCCCGTCTCGGCTGA
- a CDS encoding STAS domain-containing protein has translation MHIRGDHAELAVGGRLDVRSAADARTVLHTALDDGQGDLVLDLTGLDSWDATGLGVIMGAHRRAGRTGRRLVLRGVPPQMQRLLVATRLHRILAIEGGLEAESLPRV, from the coding sequence ATGCACATCAGGGGCGACCACGCCGAACTCGCTGTCGGGGGCCGCCTCGACGTGCGCAGCGCGGCGGACGCCCGTACGGTCCTCCACACCGCCCTCGACGACGGCCAGGGCGACCTCGTGCTCGACCTCACCGGGCTCGACTCCTGGGACGCGACCGGCCTCGGCGTGATCATGGGCGCGCACCGGAGGGCCGGCCGGACCGGACGACGCCTCGTCCTGCGCGGGGTGCCTCCGCAGATGCAGCGGCTGCTCGTCGCGACCCGGCTGCACCGGATCCTCGCGATCGAGGGCGGCCTGGAAGCCGAGTCCCTCCCCAGGGTCTGA
- a CDS encoding ATP-binding protein, whose translation MDRTQGQSERDEQAAGGTAPPASAPASPASASPASAGPARVVTLTAGDFTLTVNPVDGSEIEPLRPGTERARPAKRDAAARAARDTAARPPVLPGSPISARPLLARDEELERLVRLLGRGRSVRLTGPSGSGRSALLDAVAAQCAGVAPDGVVRLSGHGHQQPGELLHALYATVYDAPRERPERDELLARVRDIGAVVLLDDLEMGGSALDELLRATPECAYLLAATPDTKAPSDDSHIEEVFLTGLGKADCVLLLEAGLGRPLTDEEAAWAGDLRFASEGLPLRFVQAAAMLRQRDELNHSGEDDDEEEPGVFEERPRDSGVVPLPTLAEGAAPAELLASRVSESARAALRIACALGGELPHHAHLPALVGDTHADTAVAELLACGLLTPVGTRYRLAAGVARQLEDVGYGDTASEEARTAARHYAWWTGHASVVPERVAAEADAVLAALAGADVVAAAVLARTAAPAFAASLHWEAWERVLRSGAEAARKAGEVAEQAYFHHELGVLALCEGRLDRARAELETSIGLRGALADKRGTVAGRRALALVVDREVAGATASPPLRLEAPAAASEAVTVATPATEAATVATPAAEAVTVATPAARKTPATPATPATRATPAVRPAAAVRTSPATRPAPALPASPLTAGAPAAPAAAPVPVSAEAVTRMTPVVPVTQGSEPPTTLSAVFEDAFPLSPKQDAPAPAAPVPAAPPRRDAGRRKLVMLAAAGALTAVALGTVVSFAMSSSDSEPPAQGPAVSSTPEASRTPSTAQETGGNDPAPEQPATAPSQGSTAPAPGASLAPAPGRTPGRTPSRRPSTTPPNSQAPTSSSAPTNSQTPTQEPTETAAPTPTETGTVTGTATATSPVVTP comes from the coding sequence ATGGACCGTACACAGGGGCAGAGCGAGCGGGACGAGCAGGCCGCGGGCGGCACCGCGCCGCCCGCCTCCGCGCCCGCGTCCCCCGCGTCGGCGTCGCCCGCGTCCGCCGGGCCCGCGCGGGTCGTCACCCTGACCGCCGGCGACTTCACCCTCACCGTCAACCCCGTCGACGGCAGCGAGATCGAACCGCTGCGGCCGGGCACCGAGCGCGCCCGCCCCGCCAAGCGCGACGCCGCGGCCCGCGCGGCCCGGGACACCGCCGCCAGACCGCCCGTACTGCCGGGCTCCCCGATATCCGCCCGGCCCCTGCTCGCCCGGGACGAGGAGCTGGAGCGGCTCGTCCGGCTCCTGGGCCGCGGCCGCTCGGTCCGCCTGACCGGCCCGTCCGGGTCCGGCCGCAGCGCACTGCTCGACGCGGTCGCCGCCCAGTGCGCGGGCGTCGCGCCCGACGGTGTCGTACGGCTCAGCGGCCACGGGCACCAGCAGCCCGGGGAACTGCTCCACGCGCTCTACGCGACCGTGTACGACGCCCCGCGGGAACGCCCCGAACGCGACGAGCTCCTCGCCCGCGTGCGCGACATCGGGGCCGTCGTCCTCCTCGACGACCTGGAGATGGGCGGGAGCGCTCTCGACGAGCTGCTGCGCGCCACCCCCGAATGCGCCTACCTGCTGGCGGCCACTCCCGACACCAAGGCCCCCTCCGACGACTCCCACATCGAAGAGGTCTTCCTCACCGGCCTCGGCAAGGCCGACTGCGTGCTCCTGCTGGAGGCGGGCCTCGGACGCCCGCTGACGGACGAGGAGGCCGCCTGGGCGGGCGACCTGAGGTTCGCCTCCGAGGGCCTGCCGCTGCGCTTCGTGCAGGCCGCCGCGATGCTGCGCCAGCGCGACGAGCTCAACCACAGCGGCGAGGACGACGACGAGGAGGAGCCGGGCGTCTTCGAGGAGCGCCCGCGCGACAGCGGAGTGGTCCCGCTGCCGACGCTCGCCGAGGGCGCGGCCCCGGCGGAGCTGCTGGCGTCGCGGGTCAGCGAGTCGGCCCGGGCGGCCCTGCGGATCGCGTGCGCGCTGGGCGGCGAACTGCCGCACCACGCCCACCTGCCGGCGCTCGTGGGGGACACCCACGCCGACACGGCGGTGGCCGAACTGCTGGCCTGCGGGCTGCTGACGCCCGTCGGGACGCGCTACCGGCTGGCCGCCGGCGTCGCCCGCCAGCTGGAGGACGTCGGCTACGGGGACACCGCGTCGGAGGAGGCCCGTACGGCCGCCCGGCACTACGCCTGGTGGACCGGTCACGCCTCGGTGGTCCCGGAGCGGGTGGCGGCGGAGGCGGACGCGGTGCTCGCGGCGCTGGCCGGCGCGGACGTGGTGGCGGCGGCGGTGCTGGCGCGTACGGCCGCCCCCGCCTTCGCGGCCTCGCTGCACTGGGAGGCCTGGGAGCGGGTGCTGCGCTCGGGGGCCGAGGCCGCGCGCAAGGCGGGAGAGGTCGCCGAGCAGGCGTACTTCCACCACGAGCTCGGGGTGCTCGCCCTGTGCGAGGGGCGGCTCGACCGGGCCCGCGCCGAGCTGGAGACCTCGATCGGGCTGCGGGGCGCGCTCGCCGACAAGCGGGGCACCGTGGCGGGCCGGCGGGCGCTGGCGCTGGTCGTGGACCGTGAGGTCGCTGGGGCGACGGCATCGCCGCCGCTGCGCCTGGAAGCGCCCGCGGCGGCCTCGGAGGCCGTGACCGTGGCGACCCCGGCCACCGAGGCGGCGACCGTGGCGACCCCGGCCGCCGAGGCCGTGACCGTGGCGACCCCGGCCGCCCGCAAGACCCCCGCCACCCCGGCGACCCCGGCCACCCGGGCGACCCCGGCCGTTCGGCCGGCTGCGGCCGTCCGGACCTCCCCGGCCACCCGCCCGGCTCCGGCCCTCCCCGCCTCGCCGCTGACCGCCGGGGCGCCCGCGGCCCCCGCCGCTGCTCCGGTCCCGGTTTCCGCCGAGGCGGTCACGCGGATGACCCCGGTGGTGCCCGTGACCCAGGGCTCGGAGCCGCCCACGACGCTGTCGGCGGTGTTCGAGGACGCCTTCCCGCTGTCGCCGAAGCAGGACGCACCCGCCCCCGCGGCCCCGGTTCCCGCCGCGCCGCCCCGCCGGGACGCAGGCCGCCGCAAGCTCGTGATGCTGGCCGCCGCGGGAGCGCTGACCGCGGTGGCGCTGGGCACGGTCGTCAGCTTCGCGATGAGCTCCTCGGACAGTGAGCCGCCCGCGCAGGGGCCGGCCGTGTCCTCGACCCCGGAGGCCTCCAGGACGCCCTCGACGGCCCAGGAGACCGGAGGGAACGATCCTGCGCCGGAGCAGCCCGCGACGGCCCCCTCGCAGGGTTCCACGGCTCCGGCCCCGGGTGCGAGCCTCGCCCCGGCCCCCGGCCGCACTCCCGGCCGTACCCCGTCCCGGCGCCCCTCCACGACGCCCCCGAACTCCCAGGCGCCGACGTCCTCTTCGGCCCCGACGAACTCCCAGACGCCGACCCAGGAGCCGACGGAGACCGCTGCGCCGACTCCCACGGAAACCGGCACGGTGACGGGCACGGCCACCGCCACCTCGCCGGTCGTCACCCCCTGA
- a CDS encoding 3-hydroxyacyl-CoA dehydrogenase family protein — MAGKLAVIGAGLMGSGIAQVSAQAGWDVVLRDVTDAALTRGTDGIKASYDKFVSKGKLTAEDAEAALARITTTTDLDAVADVDIVVEAAFEKIEIKHEIFRALDKIVRDDAILASNTSAIPITKIAAVTERPERVVGAHFFSPVPMMQLCELVRGYKTSDETLATTRAFAESVGKTCIVVNRDVAGFVTTRLISALVVEAAKLYESGVASAEDIDIACKLGFGHAMGPLATADLTGVDILLHATSNIYTESQDEKFAPPELMRRMVDAGDIGRKSGQGFYKH, encoded by the coding sequence GTGGCTGGGAAGCTCGCCGTCATCGGTGCGGGACTCATGGGTTCCGGGATCGCTCAGGTCTCCGCTCAGGCGGGATGGGACGTCGTGCTGCGCGACGTCACCGACGCCGCGCTGACCCGGGGCACGGACGGGATCAAGGCCTCGTACGACAAGTTCGTCTCCAAGGGCAAGCTGACCGCCGAGGACGCCGAGGCGGCGCTCGCCCGCATCACGACGACCACCGACCTGGACGCCGTCGCCGACGTCGACATCGTGGTGGAAGCGGCCTTCGAGAAGATCGAGATCAAGCACGAGATCTTCCGCGCCCTCGACAAGATCGTGCGCGACGACGCCATCCTCGCCTCCAACACCTCCGCCATCCCGATCACCAAGATCGCGGCCGTGACGGAGCGTCCGGAGCGGGTCGTCGGCGCGCACTTCTTCTCGCCCGTCCCGATGATGCAGCTGTGCGAGCTGGTCCGCGGCTACAAGACGAGCGACGAAACCCTCGCCACCACCCGGGCGTTCGCCGAGTCCGTCGGCAAGACCTGCATCGTCGTCAACCGCGACGTCGCCGGCTTCGTGACGACCCGTCTGATCTCCGCGCTGGTCGTCGAGGCCGCCAAGCTGTACGAATCGGGCGTCGCCTCCGCCGAGGACATCGACATCGCCTGCAAGCTGGGCTTCGGTCACGCGATGGGCCCGCTGGCCACCGCCGACCTCACGGGCGTCGACATCCTGCTGCACGCCACCAGCAACATCTACACCGAGTCCCAGGACGAGAAGTTCGCGCCGCCGGAGCTCATGCGCCGCATGGTGGACGCCGGGGACATCGGCCGCAAGAGCGGCCAGGGTTTCTACAAGCACTGA
- a CDS encoding ABC transporter ATP-binding protein, whose protein sequence is MIEAVGLTKRYGAKTAVDQLSFQVKPGHVTGFLGPNGSGKSTTMRMILGLDRPTSGHVTINGFPFRELPNAQRHVGALLDAKAVHGGRRARTHLLSIAQLSGIPEKRVDEVLAVVGLQDAARQRTKGFSLGMGQRLGIATALLGDPQVLLFDEPVNGLDPEGILWVRNLMRRLAAEGRTVFVSSHLMSEMALTADHLIVIGRGRLLADMGTQEFIAHNSAGFARVRAADTDPDGRDALGTALTKAGGRVLQEPDGALRVTGLELPRICDLAHAAGVRLWELSPHHASLEEAYMRMTQSAVEYTSTDDPRAELWEQDPLALPAWEDEQAAPEVPQAGFFAPPPPGAGGKPFLMPSNPGELASAAKEAPEDTR, encoded by the coding sequence ATGATCGAGGCAGTCGGCCTGACCAAGCGCTACGGCGCCAAGACCGCCGTCGACCAGTTGTCCTTCCAGGTCAAGCCGGGTCACGTGACGGGATTCCTGGGGCCGAACGGCTCCGGGAAGTCCACGACCATGCGCATGATCCTCGGCCTGGACCGACCCACTTCCGGTCATGTCACGATCAACGGCTTCCCCTTCCGGGAGCTGCCGAACGCCCAGCGGCACGTCGGGGCCCTCCTCGACGCCAAGGCCGTGCACGGCGGCCGCCGGGCCCGCACCCACCTGCTGTCCATCGCCCAGCTCTCCGGGATCCCGGAGAAGCGGGTGGACGAGGTGCTGGCCGTCGTCGGCCTCCAGGACGCGGCCCGGCAGCGTACGAAGGGCTTCTCGCTCGGCATGGGCCAGCGCCTCGGCATCGCCACGGCGCTGCTCGGCGACCCACAGGTGCTCCTGTTCGACGAGCCGGTCAACGGGCTCGACCCCGAGGGCATCCTCTGGGTCCGCAACCTCATGCGCCGGCTCGCCGCCGAGGGCCGCACCGTCTTCGTCTCCTCGCACCTGATGAGCGAGATGGCGCTGACCGCCGACCACCTGATCGTCATCGGCCGCGGACGGCTGCTGGCCGACATGGGAACGCAGGAGTTCATCGCGCACAACTCGGCCGGATTCGCTCGGGTGCGTGCGGCCGACACCGATCCCGATGGCCGGGACGCGTTGGGTACGGCCCTCACCAAGGCGGGCGGCCGGGTCCTCCAGGAGCCCGACGGAGCACTGCGCGTGACCGGGCTGGAGCTGCCCCGCATCTGCGACCTCGCGCACGCGGCCGGCGTGCGGCTGTGGGAGCTGTCCCCGCACCATGCCTCGCTGGAGGAGGCGTACATGCGGATGACTCAGTCCGCCGTCGAGTACACCTCCACCGACGACCCGCGGGCCGAGCTGTGGGAACAGGACCCGCTGGCCCTCCCGGCCTGGGAGGACGAGCAGGCGGCCCCCGAGGTCCCGCAGGCGGGCTTCTTCGCCCCGCCGCCCCCCGGCGCGGGCGGGAAGCCCTTCCTGATGCCCAGCAATCCCGGCGAGCTCGCGAGCGCCGCCAAGGAAGCCCCAGAGGACACCCGATGA
- the nucS gene encoding endonuclease NucS, which translates to MRLVIARCSVDYAGRLTAHLPSAPRLILVKADGSVSIHADDRAYKPLNWMSPPCTLKEGSGDDAGVWTVVNKAGEKLIITMEEVLHDSSHELGTDPGLIKDGVEAHLQELLADRIETLGEGYTLIRREYMTAIGPVDILCRDASGATVAVEIKRRGEIDGVEQLTRYLELLNRDPHLAPVRGVFAAQEIKPQAKVLATDRGMDCVVLDYNALRGIEDDKLRLF; encoded by the coding sequence ATGCGTCTCGTGATTGCCCGCTGCTCCGTCGACTATGCGGGCCGGCTCACCGCCCACCTGCCCTCGGCACCCCGTCTGATCCTCGTGAAGGCCGACGGCAGTGTCTCGATCCACGCGGACGACCGGGCGTACAAACCGCTCAACTGGATGTCGCCTCCGTGCACCCTCAAAGAGGGGAGCGGGGACGACGCCGGCGTGTGGACGGTCGTCAACAAGGCGGGCGAGAAGCTCATCATCACCATGGAAGAAGTCCTCCACGACTCCTCCCACGAGCTCGGCACCGACCCGGGTCTCATCAAGGACGGCGTGGAGGCGCACCTCCAGGAGCTGCTCGCCGACCGCATCGAGACCCTGGGCGAGGGTTACACCCTGATCCGCCGCGAGTACATGACGGCGATCGGCCCGGTCGACATCCTGTGCCGGGACGCCTCGGGCGCGACGGTGGCGGTGGAGATCAAGCGCCGCGGCGAGATCGACGGCGTGGAGCAGCTGACCCGCTACCTGGAGCTGCTCAACCGCGATCCGCACCTGGCCCCGGTCCGCGGCGTCTTCGCCGCGCAGGAGATCAAGCCGCAGGCGAAGGTGCTGGCGACGGACCGCGGGATGGACTGCGTGGTCCTGGACTACAACGCCCTGCGCGGCATCGAGGACGACAAGCTCCGCCTGTTCTGA
- a CDS encoding ABC transporter permease codes for MTQTTTTPDRPRSYSSPLPSPRPHLGHALASEWTKLISIRSTLWTLGALVLTVVGIGLLFVAQTVDRDYESISFTTPALFGLMVGQVAVMVLGVLTISSEHATGLVRTTFTAAPDRFRVLTAKYLVFSITAFVATTLSVFVVGIAASLAHGGAAAGRHEADEWLGAAAGCLYVTLLGVLALAIGALVRHSAGAIAVMLGVVTLPPVLGAMLMVWEAVAPIGQEILQRNVPVALSQLFGMEEGGDLGAAPSNLSNLLLVVLITGAAVAASYVMVGRRDV; via the coding sequence ATGACCCAGACGACCACGACGCCGGACCGGCCGCGGAGCTACAGCTCTCCGCTGCCCTCGCCGCGGCCGCACCTGGGGCACGCCCTCGCCTCGGAGTGGACCAAGCTGATCTCGATCCGCTCCACCCTGTGGACGCTGGGCGCGCTCGTGCTGACCGTCGTCGGCATCGGGCTGCTCTTCGTCGCGCAGACGGTGGACCGGGACTACGAGTCGATCTCCTTCACCACGCCCGCCCTCTTCGGCCTGATGGTCGGCCAGGTCGCCGTGATGGTCCTCGGTGTGCTGACCATCTCCTCGGAGCACGCCACCGGACTGGTGCGGACGACGTTCACCGCCGCCCCCGACCGCTTCCGGGTGCTCACCGCGAAGTACCTCGTCTTCAGCATCACGGCCTTCGTCGCCACGACGCTGTCCGTCTTCGTGGTCGGGATCGCCGCCTCGCTCGCCCACGGCGGGGCCGCCGCCGGCCGGCACGAGGCCGACGAGTGGCTGGGCGCCGCGGCCGGCTGCCTCTACGTCACCCTGCTCGGCGTGCTCGCCCTCGCGATCGGCGCGCTGGTGCGGCACTCGGCGGGGGCGATCGCCGTCATGCTCGGCGTGGTCACGCTGCCGCCGGTGCTGGGGGCCATGCTCATGGTCTGGGAGGCGGTGGCCCCCATCGGTCAGGAGATCCTCCAGCGCAACGTCCCGGTGGCGCTGAGCCAGCTGTTCGGGATGGAGGAGGGCGGTGACCTGGGCGCGGCGCCGAGCAACCTCTCCAACCTGCTGCTCGTCGTGCTGATCACGGGAGCGGCCGTGGCCGCCTCGTACGTGATGGTCGGCCGCCGGGACGTCTAG
- a CDS encoding ABC transporter permease, which translates to MAFSAVLTSEWTKIRTVASTSWTLATALLVTVAMGAGLCAVVNATFDSMPEPEQIAFDATQMSFSGMLFGQVAVLIFGAMVVGSEYSTGMIRSSLAAVPVRGSLLLGKLAVATALVLVVGLATGFLSFFLGQALLGEHRTTLGEENVLRAVIGVGLYMALLAVFAMGVSMMLRNTAAAISILITFVLILPIVLSLVDATRKIAYYLPNQAGSAIMQTVPSPVGPSDAPYGPWGGLGIMVLWAAAAALGGHLVLSKRDA; encoded by the coding sequence ATGGCCTTCTCCGCCGTCCTCACGTCCGAGTGGACCAAGATCCGCACCGTGGCCTCCACCAGCTGGACGCTCGCCACCGCGCTCCTGGTGACCGTCGCCATGGGCGCCGGTCTGTGCGCCGTGGTCAACGCGACCTTCGACTCCATGCCGGAGCCGGAGCAGATCGCCTTCGACGCCACCCAGATGAGCTTCTCCGGGATGCTCTTCGGCCAGGTGGCGGTGCTCATCTTCGGGGCCATGGTGGTCGGCAGCGAGTACAGCACCGGCATGATCCGCAGTTCCCTCGCCGCCGTTCCGGTGCGTGGCTCCCTGCTGCTGGGGAAGCTCGCCGTGGCGACCGCCCTCGTGCTGGTGGTCGGCCTCGCGACCGGATTCCTGTCTTTCTTCCTCGGCCAGGCCCTCCTCGGTGAGCACCGCACCACGCTCGGCGAGGAGAACGTCCTGCGCGCGGTGATCGGCGTCGGCCTGTACATGGCGCTGCTCGCGGTGTTCGCGATGGGTGTGTCGATGATGCTGCGCAACACCGCCGCCGCGATCTCGATCCTGATCACCTTCGTCCTGATCCTGCCCATCGTCCTCAGCCTGGTCGACGCCACCCGCAAGATCGCCTACTACCTGCCCAACCAGGCCGGGTCCGCGATCATGCAGACCGTGCCCTCCCCCGTCGGCCCCTCTGACGCGCCCTACGGCCCGTGGGGCGGTCTCGGGATCATGGTCCTGTGGGCGGCAGCCGCGGCACTCGGGGGCCATCTCGTCCTCAGCAAGAGGGACGCCTGA
- a CDS encoding SCO5389 family protein, translating into MSLDVSPALLEQAERGEVDEAAFVDCVRTSLPFAWEMISSLVAQLKVDGGQFADNQTPPPDEQARGQLLRALASDAIRGALQRHFGVRLAFQNCHRVAVFPLDPSVDDRLAKFTSIRGQLLNQSPELRDC; encoded by the coding sequence ATGTCGCTCGACGTCTCACCGGCCCTACTCGAACAGGCCGAGCGAGGCGAGGTCGACGAAGCCGCTTTCGTCGACTGCGTCCGGACCTCCCTGCCCTTCGCATGGGAGATGATCAGCTCGCTGGTGGCCCAGCTGAAGGTGGACGGCGGACAGTTCGCCGACAACCAGACGCCGCCGCCCGACGAGCAGGCGCGTGGGCAGCTGTTGCGCGCACTCGCTAGTGACGCGATACGCGGTGCGCTGCAGCGGCACTTCGGAGTGCGCCTGGCATTCCAGAACTGTCACCGGGTGGCGGTCTTCCCGCTGGATCCCTCGGTGGACGACCGGCTGGCCAAGTTCACTTCGATCCGCGGTCAGCTGCTCAACCAGTCGCCGGAACTGCGGGACTGCTGA
- a CDS encoding coiled-coil domain-containing protein: MSDTSSPFGFELVRRGYDRGQVDDRITKLVSDRDSALGRINSLEKRIEELHLETQNAQAQVNDAEPSYAGLGARVEKILRLAEEEAKDLREEARRAAEQHRELAESAAQQVRNDAESFAADRKSKAEDEGVRIVEKAKGDAATLRAEAQKDAASKREEADALFEETRAKAAQAAADFETNLAKRREQSERDLASRQAKAEKRLAEIEHRAEQLRLEAEKLRTDAERRARQTVETAQRQAEDIVADANAKADRIRSESERELAALTNRRDSINAQLTNVREMLATLTGAAVAAANPIVDDEPVTRGVPAQQSR, translated from the coding sequence ATGAGCGACACTTCCTCCCCCTTCGGCTTCGAGCTCGTGCGGCGTGGTTATGACCGCGGTCAGGTGGACGACCGCATTACCAAGCTGGTCTCCGACCGCGACAGCGCCCTTGGACGTATCAACTCTCTGGAAAAGCGGATCGAGGAGCTGCACCTCGAGACGCAGAACGCCCAGGCCCAGGTGAACGACGCGGAGCCGTCGTACGCGGGTCTCGGCGCCCGGGTCGAGAAGATCCTCCGGCTGGCCGAGGAGGAGGCGAAGGACCTGCGCGAGGAGGCCCGTCGCGCGGCCGAGCAGCACCGCGAGCTCGCCGAGTCGGCCGCCCAGCAGGTGCGCAACGACGCCGAGTCGTTCGCGGCCGACCGCAAGTCGAAGGCGGAGGACGAGGGCGTCCGCATCGTCGAGAAGGCCAAGGGCGACGCCGCCACCCTGCGCGCCGAGGCCCAGAAGGACGCGGCCTCCAAGCGCGAGGAGGCCGACGCCCTGTTCGAGGAGACCCGCGCCAAGGCCGCCCAGGCCGCCGCGGACTTCGAGACCAACCTGGCCAAGCGCCGCGAGCAGTCCGAGCGCGACCTGGCCTCCCGCCAGGCCAAGGCCGAGAAGCGTCTCGCGGAGATCGAGCACCGCGCCGAGCAGCTGCGCCTGGAGGCCGAGAAGCTGCGTACGGACGCCGAGCGCCGGGCCCGCCAGACCGTGGAGACCGCGCAGCGCCAGGCCGAGGACATCGTGGCCGACGCGAACGCCAAGGCCGACCGCATCCGCAGCGAGTCCGAGCGCGAGCTGGCGGCGCTCACCAACCGCCGCGACTCGATCAACGCGCAGCTGACCAACGTCCGCGAGATGCTGGCGACGCTCACCGGCGCGGCCGTCGCGGCGGCCAACCCGATCGTGGACGACGAGCCGGTCACCCGCGGCGTGCCGGCGCAGCAGAGCCGCTGA
- a CDS encoding ABC transporter ATP-binding protein — protein sequence MIELDGLTKRFGAKTAVDNLSFQVKPGVVTGFLGPNGAGKSTTMRMMLDLDNPTSGAVRIYGQRYRELREPLKHVGALLDAKAMHGGRSAYNNLLCLAQSNGIPQRRVAEVLDLVGLTPVAKKKSKGFSLGMGQRLGIAAALLGDPQILMFDEPVNGLDPEGILWIRNLMKGLAAEGRTIFVSSHLMSEMALTADHLIVIGQGRLLADTSMADFIHQNSRSYVRMRSPQQERLKDVLHEAGIDAVGVPATGTLEIDGVGAEQLGELAARHQIVLHELSPQRASLEEAFMRMTADSVEYHAHAPGAPGAASDNPARPADVPAWGAGFDATDSTRKGGQ from the coding sequence ATGATCGAGCTCGATGGCCTCACCAAACGATTCGGTGCGAAGACAGCGGTCGACAATCTCAGCTTCCAGGTCAAACCGGGGGTGGTGACCGGCTTCCTCGGCCCCAACGGGGCCGGCAAGTCCACGACGATGCGCATGATGCTCGACCTCGACAACCCGACCAGCGGTGCGGTCCGCATCTACGGCCAGCGCTACCGGGAGCTCCGGGAGCCGCTCAAGCACGTCGGGGCGCTACTGGACGCGAAGGCCATGCACGGTGGCCGCAGCGCCTACAACAACCTTCTCTGTCTGGCCCAGTCGAACGGCATCCCGCAGCGCCGGGTCGCCGAGGTGCTGGACCTGGTCGGACTGACGCCCGTGGCCAAGAAGAAGTCCAAAGGATTTTCGCTGGGCATGGGCCAACGGCTTGGAATCGCCGCCGCATTGCTGGGCGATCCGCAGATCCTCATGTTCGACGAGCCCGTCAATGGTCTGGATCCCGAAGGAATTCTCTGGATCCGCAATCTGATGAAGGGCCTGGCGGCAGAGGGACGCACGATCTTCGTGTCCTCCCACCTGATGAGCGAAATGGCCCTCACTGCAGACCATTTGATCGTCATCGGACAGGGACGACTACTGGCCGATACCTCTATGGCTGATTTCATTCACCAGAACTCCCGCAGTTACGTCCGGATGCGCTCGCCGCAGCAGGAGCGGCTCAAGGACGTCCTGCACGAGGCCGGGATCGACGCCGTCGGCGTCCCCGCCACCGGCACGCTGGAGATCGACGGCGTGGGCGCGGAGCAGCTCGGCGAGCTGGCCGCCCGGCACCAGATCGTGCTGCACGAACTCAGCCCGCAACGGGCTTCACTGGAGGAAGCGTTCATGCGCATGACGGCGGACTCCGTCGAGTACCACGCCCACGCACCGGGCGCACCCGGCGCGGCCAGCGACAACCCGGCCCGGCCGGCCGACGTCCCCGCCTGGGGCGCCGGCTTCGACGCCACCGACTCCACGCGCAAGGGCGGGCAGTGA